The proteins below are encoded in one region of bacterium:
- a CDS encoding outer membrane protein assembly factor: MTATLPPMLRANNEVLTLIKNPDFGLPAVSDSAAGDYRPKLSLDYIGQPYLVAGVDRFGTYLGGGASLFWSDMLGDHNLATMLQATGNFEEIAAVAAYQNLKRRLNWGATIQQIPYVAGDFASGFGEINGTSAYIEQEIRLRQINRDIAGVLGYPFSRAQRFELSAGYRHISFDSEVRTIAVSTATGRVILDRTEDLPSPRSLSLGQASAALVYDTSIFGATSPILGQRYRLEISPSYGSLSSYSALADYRRYVMPARPFTLAARVLHYGRYGRDAEDGRLFPFFLGCSTLVRGYDFNSFSADECGASASGDCPVVDQLFGSKMLPGNFELRFPPFGVLGLGGGYYGFLPIELGAFYDAGVAWTKNEKAWFLDGSRNLVRSAGATLRLNLLGYLIAEVIFVYPLDRPKKGWHWQFSLTPGFEEVL; encoded by the coding sequence ATGACGGCAACCCTGCCGCCGATGCTGCGCGCCAACAACGAAGTGTTGACGCTCATCAAGAATCCGGACTTCGGCCTGCCGGCGGTGAGTGATTCCGCTGCCGGCGATTATCGCCCCAAGTTGTCGCTCGATTACATCGGCCAGCCGTATCTCGTTGCCGGCGTCGATCGCTTCGGCACCTATCTCGGCGGCGGCGCCTCGCTGTTTTGGAGCGACATGCTCGGCGATCACAATCTCGCGACAATGTTGCAAGCCACCGGAAATTTCGAAGAAATCGCCGCCGTCGCCGCGTACCAAAATCTCAAACGGCGCTTGAACTGGGGCGCCACGATCCAGCAAATTCCCTACGTTGCCGGTGACTTTGCCTCCGGGTTTGGAGAAATCAACGGCACGTCCGCATACATAGAGCAAGAGATTCGCTTGCGGCAGATCAACCGGGATATTGCCGGCGTGCTTGGATATCCCTTCAGCCGGGCGCAACGGTTCGAGCTGTCGGCGGGCTATCGCCACATCAGCTTCGACAGCGAAGTGAGAACGATTGCGGTTTCCACCGCCACCGGACGAGTGATTCTCGATAGAACGGAAGATTTGCCTTCGCCTCGTTCGCTGAGTTTGGGCCAGGCGAGCGCGGCGCTGGTGTACGATACCTCGATCTTCGGCGCGACCAGTCCCATTCTCGGCCAGCGCTACCGGCTGGAAATATCGCCCAGCTACGGTTCGCTGTCGTCATATTCGGCGCTTGCGGATTATCGCCGCTACGTGATGCCGGCGCGGCCCTTTACGCTGGCGGCGCGCGTTCTCCATTATGGCCGCTACGGTCGCGATGCCGAAGACGGCCGGCTCTTTCCGTTTTTCCTTGGTTGCTCCACGCTCGTGCGCGGCTACGACTTTAATTCTTTCAGCGCTGATGAATGCGGGGCCAGCGCTTCCGGCGACTGCCCGGTGGTGGATCAACTGTTTGGCAGCAAAATGTTGCCCGGCAATTTCGAGCTGCGTTTTCCGCCGTTCGGCGTGCTCGGCCTGGGTGGAGGATATTACGGCTTCCTGCCCATCGAGCTTGGCGCTTTTTACGACGCCGGCGTCGCCTGGACGAAAAACGAGAAGGCATGGTTTCTCGACGGCAGCCGCAATTTGGTGCGCAGCGCCGGCGCAACCTTGCGTTTGAATTTGCTGGGCTATCTGATTGCGGAAGTTATTTTCGTCTATCCCCTCGATCGTCCGAAAAAAGGCTGGCACTGGCAATTCAGCCTGACGCCAGGTTTTGAAGAGGTTTTATGA
- a CDS encoding anion permease, whose product MSFLFLILTGFLLSRLGVRYGLIERFFARGLTRRHDSITSFLLALMAATALISMFIPNFITALALLPILEKLRRHFEQQYDPPLARRLTTAMVLAAIYGCNIGGMGSLIGSLANALMLGALELYQTPGREKINFLSWFGWSLPLTAILIGCAWAQLVYVILPRTVRRAGIELAHSFSESRPQIFAGRAALAIGIWLAFWSAHSILQLLLPAPAASLSVLGLKIGWTPWDKIAALFGILYTLLLFAPLFKGSDRRREPILRFADCFEQLPLRAFGVLLLALTIGGVLIALQAPQWAATQVSKILPPQAAPFSLYFFMCFTTTLATEFFNNTAVTVAFFPVMHALAERLLLPPLLALMAVGLAATNAFMLPISTPVNALLYGGVKHVSLKTMAASGLLLDFISAIWMALFLAQVIPWYYGL is encoded by the coding sequence GTGTCCTTTCTCTTTTTGATCTTGACCGGCTTCTTGCTTTCCCGCTTGGGAGTGCGCTACGGGCTGATCGAGCGATTTTTCGCGCGCGGCCTCACCCGCCGCCACGATTCGATCACCAGTTTCCTGCTCGCGCTGATGGCGGCGACGGCGTTGATTTCCATGTTCATTCCCAACTTCATCACCGCGCTGGCGTTGTTGCCGATTTTGGAAAAATTGCGCCGCCACTTCGAGCAACAGTACGATCCGCCGCTCGCGCGCCGCTTGACCACGGCCATGGTGCTCGCGGCGATTTATGGCTGCAACATCGGCGGCATGGGCTCGCTTATCGGCAGCCTCGCCAACGCGTTGATGCTGGGCGCGCTGGAATTGTATCAAACGCCGGGCCGCGAAAAGATCAACTTTCTCTCATGGTTCGGCTGGAGCCTGCCGCTGACCGCGATTTTAATCGGCTGCGCCTGGGCGCAATTGGTTTATGTGATCTTGCCTCGCACCGTGCGCCGCGCCGGCATTGAGCTGGCACATTCATTTTCTGAAAGCCGCCCGCAAATTTTTGCCGGGCGCGCCGCACTGGCCATCGGGATTTGGCTGGCGTTCTGGAGCGCGCATTCCATTTTGCAACTCTTGTTGCCCGCGCCGGCAGCGAGCCTCTCCGTGCTGGGTTTGAAAATCGGTTGGACGCCGTGGGATAAAATTGCCGCGCTCTTTGGAATATTGTATACGCTGCTGTTGTTCGCGCCACTCTTTAAAGGCAGCGACCGCCGGCGTGAGCCGATTCTGCGCTTTGCGGATTGCTTTGAGCAATTGCCCCTGCGCGCGTTCGGCGTGTTGCTGCTGGCGCTGACAATCGGCGGCGTGCTGATTGCGCTCCAAGCGCCGCAGTGGGCGGCAACGCAGGTGAGCAAAATTCTGCCGCCACAGGCCGCGCCGTTCAGCCTGTACTTTTTTATGTGTTTCACCACCACGTTGGCCACGGAATTTTTCAACAACACGGCGGTGACGGTGGCATTTTTTCCGGTGATGCACGCGTTGGCCGAGCGCCTGCTGCTGCCGCCGCTGCTTGCGCTCATGGCCGTGGGGTTGGCTGCCACCAACGCGTTCATGCTGCCCATCAGCACCCCCGTCAATGCGTTGCTGTATGGCGGCGTCAAGCACGTCTCATTGAAAACCATGGCCGCTTCCGGGCTGCTGTTGGATTTCATCAGCGCGATATGGATGGCGTTGTTTCTGGCGCAGGTGATTCCGTGGTATTATGGACTATAG
- a CDS encoding Na/Pi symporter, whose amino-acid sequence MILDLLGGIGLFLLGMILLTDGLKAVAGDALRRVLSRFVRGPFSALLSGATVTMLVQSSSATTLTTIGFVSAGLLTFPQAVGVLFGANLGTTSTGWIVAVLGLKISVGKLALPLIGIGALLRLLTRDRLAAGGLALAGFGLIFVGIDTLQAGMAHLAERFDPSQLPGETFSGRLLLVAMGIAMTVVMQSSSAAVATTLTALHGGAIDLTQAAALVVGQNVGTTVTAGLACIGAATAAKRTALAHILFNVITGVVALAILPHFVRLADALAHGLEAQPGALALATFHTVFNVLGVLLLLPWTRGYARLIERLVPERGPALTRRLDATVATVAPVAIEATRLTLREIALVLSEYLQNLLQGRPSRDTLEPAGRALDETRKFLGRIRSDPETKSEHQRHIDTLHAMDHLERLLEAGRDSKSLQWLERDAVLAAASGRLSEGLAAIAPWLSGNEVPAPVGDLATLSRALAETRKTHRLANLEETAAGRADAGDTLARLEALRWLDRLGYHAWRAVHHLADGNEDEPGVPKGMAEAEPPA is encoded by the coding sequence GCTCACCGACGGCCTCAAGGCCGTGGCCGGAGATGCCTTGCGCCGCGTGCTCAGCCGCTTCGTGCGCGGACCGTTTTCGGCGCTGTTGTCGGGCGCCACGGTCACTATGCTGGTGCAATCCTCGAGCGCCACCACGCTGACCACCATCGGCTTCGTCAGCGCGGGGCTGCTTACGTTTCCGCAGGCGGTGGGCGTACTGTTCGGCGCCAATCTTGGCACCACCAGCACCGGCTGGATCGTGGCGGTGCTGGGCCTCAAAATCAGTGTCGGTAAACTTGCGCTGCCGCTCATCGGCATTGGCGCGTTGTTGCGTCTGCTCACGCGTGATCGGCTGGCCGCCGGCGGACTGGCGTTGGCGGGCTTTGGTCTCATCTTTGTGGGCATCGATACGCTGCAAGCCGGCATGGCGCATCTTGCCGAGCGTTTCGATCCTTCACAACTTCCCGGCGAGACTTTTTCCGGGCGGTTGCTGCTGGTGGCGATGGGCATCGCCATGACCGTGGTGATGCAATCCTCGAGCGCCGCGGTGGCGACGACGCTCACGGCGCTGCACGGCGGCGCAATCGATTTGACGCAAGCTGCGGCGCTGGTGGTGGGCCAAAACGTCGGCACCACGGTGACCGCGGGCCTTGCTTGCATCGGCGCGGCCACGGCGGCCAAGCGCACCGCGCTCGCTCACATCCTGTTCAATGTGATTACCGGTGTCGTTGCGCTGGCGATTCTGCCGCATTTCGTGCGTTTGGCCGATGCGCTGGCGCACGGCTTGGAAGCGCAGCCCGGAGCGTTGGCGCTCGCCACGTTTCACACGGTGTTCAACGTGCTGGGCGTCCTTTTGCTCCTGCCCTGGACTCGCGGCTATGCGCGCCTCATCGAGCGCCTGGTGCCGGAACGCGGCCCGGCGCTGACGCGACGGTTGGATGCCACGGTCGCGACGGTAGCGCCCGTTGCGATCGAAGCGACGCGGCTCACGCTGCGCGAGATCGCATTGGTTCTTTCAGAATATCTTCAGAACCTGCTGCAAGGCCGCCCGAGTCGTGACACGCTCGAACCCGCCGGTCGCGCCCTTGATGAAACCAGAAAATTCCTCGGCCGAATTCGATCGGATCCCGAAACCAAAAGCGAGCACCAACGGCACATCGACACGCTCCATGCCATGGATCATCTCGAGCGCTTGCTGGAAGCCGGTCGTGACTCGAAGTCGCTGCAATGGCTGGAGCGTGATGCTGTTCTTGCCGCGGCCAGCGGCCGTTTATCCGAAGGACTGGCCGCGATCGCGCCGTGGCTCAGCGGCAACGAAGTGCCGGCGCCGGTTGGCGATTTGGCAACACTCTCACGCGCACTGGCGGAAACACGAAAGACGCATCGCCTCGCCAATTTGGAAGAGACGGCCGCGGGCCGCGCCGATGCCGGAGATACTTTGGCGCGGCTGGAAGCGTTGCGTTGGCTCGATCGCCTGGGTTATCACGCGTGGCGCGCCGTTCATCATCTTGCCGACGGTAATGAAGATGAGCCGGGCGTGCCCAAGGGCATGGCGGAAGCCGAGCCGCCGGCTTGA